TAACGGATCCGGAAAGGGGGAAACGATGAAGGTTACGCTATCCGTGATCAAGGCGGACATCGGGTCCATCGGGGGCCACATCCGCCCCAGCGGGAGACTGCTCGAGTCGGTGCGGGAGAAGATCGCAACGGGCGGCAAGGGGCTGCTGATCGACACCCACGTCGGGTTCACCGGGGACGACGTGGCCATCCTCATGTCCCACGCCGGCGGCACCGGGAACCCGGAGGTCCACCGGCTCGCCTGGGACGCCTTCCTCGCGGGGACGAAGACGGCGAAGGAGCAGGGGCTGTACGGGGCGGGGCAGGATCTCCTGAAGGACTCCTTTTCGGGGAACGTGAAGGGGATGGGGCCCGCGGTGGCGGAGATGGAGATCGACGAGCGCCCGAACGAGCCGTTCCTGTTCTTCGCCGCGGACAAGACCGATCCCGGCGCGTACAACCTGCCGTGCTACCTGGGCTTCGCGGACCCGATGGTCTCCTCCGGGCTGATCCTCTCCCCGAAGGTGGGAAAAGGGTTCACCTTCCGCATCATGGACGTGGCCCACACGGAAGGGGACCGCGTGATCGACCTTTCCGCCCCCGAGGACCTCTACGACATCGCCGCGCTGCTGCGGGACCAGGAGCGGTTCGTGGTCGAATCGATCCGCTCGCGCGACACGGGGGAGATCGCCGCGGTGGTCAGCACCACCCGCCTCCACAACATCGCGGGAAAGTACACCGGGAAGGACGATCCGGTGATGCTCGTGCGGACCCAGGGGAGCTTTCCCGCCACGGGCGAGGTGCTCGCCCCGTTCGGCATCGGTCACTTCGTCGCCGGCTTCATGCGGGGGAGCCACCACGGGGCGCTGATGCCGGTCCAGCGGAACACCGGCACCTCGTTCTTCGACGGCCCGCCGATCGTGTCGTGCCTGGCGTTCTGCGTCCGGAACGGACGGTTCACGGAGCCGGTCGACGCCTTCGACCACCCGTACTGGGATTATGTCCGGACGAAAACCTCCGCCAAGTCCGAGGATCTGCGGCGCCAGGGATTCTTCGGGCCGGCGATGCTCCCGTACAGCGAGCTCGAATACGGCGGGATCGTGGAACGGCTGAAGGGGATGGATTCGAAATTCCGCGTGATGAAGGAAAAACAGGCGGTCGGAGGGTAGGGGGAACCGGCATGGGCGACGGGATCCGTTTTCGGTTCGATTTCTCCCTCGCGGGGGAGAGCAATCTTCCGGGCGGCGAGGGGATCTCCGCGGCCTCCTTCCGCGACGCGATGGCGCTGGTCGACCGGGCGGTCGGGTCGCTCGAGGAGAAGCACCTTCGGGGGGATATCGGTTTCCCGGATCTCCCGTTCATGGTGTCGGAGGCCCGCGCGATCGCCCGGGACGCCCGGGTGCTCAGGCAGAGGTTCAGCCACCTCCTGGTGCTGGGGATCGGCGGCTCCGCGCTGGGAACCCGTGCGGTCCACGACGCCGTCGGCGGCGGGTCGTCCCTCCGGGGACTGAAGTTGTCGGTGGCGGACAACGTGGATCCCGACGCGTTCTTCCCGCTCCTGGCATCGCATCCGATGCGGAAGACGGTCGTGGTCGCCATCAGCAAATCGGGCGGGACGGCGGAGACCAACGCCCAGCTCTCCATAGCGATCGCCGCGTTGAAGAAATCGGTCGGAAAGCGGTGGCGGGAGCACCTGATCCTGGTCACCGACCCGGTGAAAGGGGTCTTCCGCCGGATGGCCGACGCGGAAGGGGTGAAGAGCTACCCGGTCCCGCCGAACGTCGGAGGGAGGTTCTCCGTCCTCTCCGCGGTGGGCCTTCTTCCGCTGGCGGCGTCCGGTGTGCGCATCGAGCGGCTCCTGGCCGGCGCCGCGCAGATGGAGTCGGTCTTCCGCCACACCCAGGGCACCGACAACCCGGTGCGGTTCGCGTCCGCGGTCTACGCCCACTACCTGTTCCGCGCCCACAAGCCGGTCCACGTCTGGTTCACCTACGGCGAGGGGCTTTCCCGGGTCGCCGAGTGGTGGCAGCAGCTCTGGGGCGAAAGCCTCGGGAAGAAGCGCCGCGACGGGACGTCGGTGGGGCAGACGCCGTCGCGCGCCGTGGGCGTCACCGACCAGCACTCCCAGCTCCAGCTCTACCAGGACGGTCCGGCCGACAAGGTGTTCACGTTCGTCCGCTGGATGAAGGGCAGGGAGAAGGGGAAGATCCCCGGGGCGGATTTCGCCCCCGACATGTCGATGCTGGGGGGCAAGCCGTTGCGCGACCTGTTCGATGCGGAGTTCGAGGGGACGATCGGCGCGCTGTGGGGAGCCGGGCGGCCGATCGTCCGGATGGAGGTCGGCCGGCGGGACGAGGAGAACGTGGGAGCGTTCCTCCACTTCTGGGAATGGGTGACCGCCATCGTCGGGGAGTGCGCCGGCATCGACCCGTTCGACCAGCCCGGCGTCGAGGAGGGGAAGAAGATCGCCCGCGCCCTGATGGGGGAGAAGGGAGGCGAAACGGTGCGCGACGACTTCCGCCGCCGGGTCGCCGGGATCCGGAGGGCCGAGATCCGGATCGGAGAGGATCTCCCGGGCGGGAAGAAGTAGTTGGCTTCCCGGATCCGTCCCCTGCCGGACGACGTCGTCAACCGGATCGCGGCGGGCGAGGTGGTCGAGCGCCCGGCGTCGGTCCTCAAGGAGCTGCTGGAGAACGCGGTGGACTCGGGCGCGGGGGCCGTGGACGCGCAGGTCTCCGGTCCGTTCCCGTTCACGCTGCGCGTCACCGACGACGGGTGCGGGATGACGCGCGAGGAGGCCGAGCTCTCCGTCCTCCGCCACACCACCAGCAAGATCGCGTCCGCGGACGACCTCGACCGGATCGGAAGCTTCGGGTTCCGCGGAGAGGCGCTTCCCTCGATCGTCTCGGTCGCCCGAATCGATCTCGTCTCCCGGCCGTCGGGGCAGGAGTCGGCGACCGAGCTCGTCGCGGAGGGAGGAGTCGTCCGCTCCGTCCGCGAGGCGGGGGCGCCTCGCGGGACCACGGTCACGGTCTCCTCCCTCTTCGGGAACGTCCCCGCGCGGAAGAAATTCCTGAAAAGCGAACGGACCGAGCTGGATCACCTCCGGGACGTTTTCCACGGAGTGGCGATACCGGGCGAGGGGATATCCTTCCGGTTCGCGGACCCGAGGGGGGAGTTCGCCTACGAGAGCCGGGAATCGGCGGTCGACCGCGCCAGGCGGCACGCCGGGGACGACGGGCGGTACCTTGTACCGATCGACCAGTCGTCCGCGTTCTTCCGCGTCTTCGGCTGGGCCGG
Above is a genomic segment from Deltaproteobacteria bacterium containing:
- a CDS encoding fructose 1,6-bisphosphatase produces the protein MKVTLSVIKADIGSIGGHIRPSGRLLESVREKIATGGKGLLIDTHVGFTGDDVAILMSHAGGTGNPEVHRLAWDAFLAGTKTAKEQGLYGAGQDLLKDSFSGNVKGMGPAVAEMEIDERPNEPFLFFAADKTDPGAYNLPCYLGFADPMVSSGLILSPKVGKGFTFRIMDVAHTEGDRVIDLSAPEDLYDIAALLRDQERFVVESIRSRDTGEIAAVVSTTRLHNIAGKYTGKDDPVMLVRTQGSFPATGEVLAPFGIGHFVAGFMRGSHHGALMPVQRNTGTSFFDGPPIVSCLAFCVRNGRFTEPVDAFDHPYWDYVRTKTSAKSEDLRRQGFFGPAMLPYSELEYGGIVERLKGMDSKFRVMKEKQAVGG
- a CDS encoding glucose-6-phosphate isomerase (catalyzes the formation of D-fructose 6-phosphate from D-glucose 6-phosphate): MGDGIRFRFDFSLAGESNLPGGEGISAASFRDAMALVDRAVGSLEEKHLRGDIGFPDLPFMVSEARAIARDARVLRQRFSHLLVLGIGGSALGTRAVHDAVGGGSSLRGLKLSVADNVDPDAFFPLLASHPMRKTVVVAISKSGGTAETNAQLSIAIAALKKSVGKRWREHLILVTDPVKGVFRRMADAEGVKSYPVPPNVGGRFSVLSAVGLLPLAASGVRIERLLAGAAQMESVFRHTQGTDNPVRFASAVYAHYLFRAHKPVHVWFTYGEGLSRVAEWWQQLWGESLGKKRRDGTSVGQTPSRAVGVTDQHSQLQLYQDGPADKVFTFVRWMKGREKGKIPGADFAPDMSMLGGKPLRDLFDAEFEGTIGALWGAGRPIVRMEVGRRDEENVGAFLHFWEWVTAIVGECAGIDPFDQPGVEEGKKIARALMGEKGGETVRDDFRRRVAGIRRAEIRIGEDLPGGKK